AGCATGGTTAGCTGTATTCACTCCTAAACCCGCTGCTTCGACCCCATACATCGGAATATTATCTTCTAAAAACGGATAAAATAATCCAATCGAATTACTACCGCCACCAACACAAGCAACTAAGGCATCTGGTAATGTTGCTTTTTCCTGTACAAATTGTGCACGTGCTTCATCGCCAATAATCCGCTGAAAATTTCGCACCATGGTTGGATACGGATGCGGACCAACAACAGAACCGATAATATAATACGTATCTTCCACATTACTAACCCAATGACGAATCGCTTCATTCGTTGCATCTTTTAACGTTTGACTCCCGGTTTCCGCTGGCACAACCGTTGCCCCTAAAAGCTCCATTCTAAACACATTTAATTTTTGCCGTTTCATATCTTCTTTTCCCATAAACACAATACATCCCATCCCATATTTTGCCGCAATCGTCGCTGTTGCTACCCCGTGCTGCCCTGCTCCCGTTTCTGCAATTACACGCTTTTTCCCTAATCTACGTGCTAACAAAGCTTGACCAATTGCATTATTAATTTTATGAGATCCAGTATGGTTTAAATCTTCTCTTTTTAAATAAATGTTCGATCCTTGCAACGCTTCACTACAATGTTCAGCAAAGTATAACGGCGTTGGTCTTCCCAAATATTCATGAACTTCTTTTTCGTATAATGCAATAAACGTTGGATCATTCATCGCTTCTTCTAATCCTTTTTCTAGCTCACTTAAAGCATGCATTAATGTTTCTGGAACAAATTGTCCTCCATACGGACCAAAACGTCCTGTCTCTTTACCCATGTTGAATCACCTCTATGAATTCTTTCATTTTTTGTTCGTCTTTTTTTTCGTTCGTTTCAATCCCACTTGCAACATCAATTCCATCTAACGGATGGTGTAATAACGTTCGAACATTTGTTGCGTTAATCCCACCTGCAATAATTAACAAACAATGTGCTTCCCTCATTTGTTCATACACAGTTTCAACAATCGACCAATCAAATGTTTTTCCACTTCCCGCCTTCGTATGGTCTAATAAAATGGCATCGACATACGGTGCATAATCTTT
The genomic region above belongs to Massilibacterium senegalense and contains:
- the trpB gene encoding tryptophan synthase subunit beta — encoded protein: MGKETGRFGPYGGQFVPETLMHALSELEKGLEEAMNDPTFIALYEKEVHEYLGRPTPLYFAEHCSEALQGSNIYLKREDLNHTGSHKINNAIGQALLARRLGKKRVIAETGAGQHGVATATIAAKYGMGCIVFMGKEDMKRQKLNVFRMELLGATVVPAETGSQTLKDATNEAIRHWVSNVEDTYYIIGSVVGPHPYPTMVRNFQRIIGDEARAQFVQEKATLPDALVACVGGGSNSIGLFYPFLEDNIPMYGVEAAGLGVNTANHAATLTKGTKGVIHGAMTKLIQDENGQIIEPYSISAGLDYPGVGPEHAYLHEINRVHYETVTDKEALKACQYLSRTEGIIPALESSHALAYAFRLAKQMGSGKNIVVCLSGRGDKDVYTIMDAVKGGVLHV